One stretch of Kogia breviceps isolate mKogBre1 chromosome 18, mKogBre1 haplotype 1, whole genome shotgun sequence DNA includes these proteins:
- the LOC131745303 gene encoding binder of sperm protein homolog 1-like, protein METITHLPEVKDGKCFFPFHYRDGIFYDCVKFNAKHKWCSLNETYEGYWKYCSEEDFAKCVFPFWYRHLIYWECTEDGDSFGKTWCSLTQNYNRDKIWKYCD, encoded by the exons aaactaTAACTCACCTTCCAGAAGTCAAAG atGGCAAGTGTTTCTTTCCGTTCCACTATAGAGATGGAATCTTCTATGACTGTGTCAAGTTCAATGCAAAACACAAGTGGTGCTCCTTGAATGAAACTTATGAAGGGTATTGGAAGTATTGTTCTGAAGAAG ACTTTGCAAAATGTGTGTTTCCCTTCTGGTACAGACACCTGATATACTGGGAGTGTACCGAAGATGGAGATTCATTTGGAAAAACGTGGTGTTCACTGACCCAGAATTATAACAGGGACAAGATCTGGAAATATTGTGATTGA